The following proteins come from a genomic window of Nicotiana tomentosiformis chromosome 12, ASM39032v3, whole genome shotgun sequence:
- the LOC104111880 gene encoding probable methyltransferase PMT20 codes for MKHKDGKPYQSDKSSWKVPMALTVVVLCGLSFYLGGIFCSEKERYVAEDVSKVVETPSGTATRAVQIKAISFPECGADFQDYTPCTDPKRWHKYGKHRLSFLERHCPPSFERQECLVPPPDGYKSPIRWPKSRDECWYRNVPYDWINKQKSNQHWLKKEGEKFLFPGGGTMFPNGVGSYVDLMQDLIPQMKDGTIRTAIDTGCGVASWGGDLLDRGILTVSLAPRDNHQAQVQFALERGIPAILGIISTQRLPFPSNSFDMAHCSRCLIPWTEFGGVYLLEIHRILRPGGFWVLSGPPVNYQHRWRGWNTTIEEQKSDYDKLQELLTSMCFKLFNKKDDIAVWQKLSDSSCYKKLDNPDNYPAKCDDGTEPDSAWYTPLRPCVVVPNPAAKKLKLDALAKWPERLHVAPERVSDVRGGSAGAFKHDDDKWKVRAKHYKKLLPAIGTDKIRNVMDMNTLYGGFAATVIDAPVWVMNVVSSYAPNTLPVVYDRGLIGTIHDWCEAFSTYPRTYDLLHLDGLFSAESHRCEMKYVLLEMDRILRPNGYTIIRESSYFVDAIATMAKGMRWSCRKEETEYGVEKEKVLICQKKLWYSKQSS; via the exons ATGAAGCATAAAGATGGAAAACCATATCAATCAGATAAAAGTTCATGGAAAGTTCCCATGGCATTAACAGTTGTGGTATTGTGTGGGCTTTCTTTTTACCTCGGAGGAATTTTTTGCTCCGAAAAGGAGAGATATGTAGCTGAGGATGTTAGCAAAGTAGTTGAAACTCCCAGTGGAACTGCTACAAGAGCTGTTCAGATCAAAGCGATTTCCTTTCCCGAATGCGGTGCTGATTTTCAGGACTATACTCCATGCACAGATCCAAAG AGATGGCACAAATATGGTAAACATCGGCTAAGTTTCTTGGAACGCCATTGCCCTCCTAGTTTTGAAAGGCAGGAATGCTTGGTTCCTCCACCAGATGGTTATAAATCGCCAATCAGATGGCCAAAGAGCCGAGATGAATGTTGGTATAG GAATGTTCCATATGATTGGATTAACAAACAAAAGTCCAATCAACATTGGCTTAAAAAAGAAGGGGAGAAGTTCCTTTTTCCTGGTGGTGGTACAATGTTTCCCAACGGAGTCGGTAGCTATGTTGATTTGATGCAAGATTTGATTCCACAGATGAAAGATGGGACAATTAGAACTGCCATTGATACTGGATGTGGG GTGGCAAGCTGGGGAGGCGATTTACTAGATCGTGGTATCTTAACAGTCTCTCTTGCCCCAAGGGACAATCACCAGGCCCAGGTTCAGTTTGCGCTGGAACGTGGAATTCCTGCAATTCTGGGCATCATTTCTACACAGCGTCTTCCTTTCCCTTCAAACTCTTTTGATATGGCTCATTGCTCAAGATGCCTAATTCCGTGGACCGAATTCG GTGGAGTTTACCTTCTTGAGATACATCGCATACTCCGTCCTGGTGGTTTTTGGGTCCTCTCTGGCCCACCGGTGAACTATCAACATCGTTGGAGAGGATGGAATACCACCATTGAGGAGCAAAAATCAGATTACGATAAGTTGCAGGAATTGTTAACTTCAATGTGCTTCAAATTATTTAACAAGAAGGACGACATTGCAGTGTGGCAGAAGTTGTCTGACAGTAGCTGCTATAAGAAGCTCGATAATCCCGACAACTATCCAGCAAAATGTGACGATGGTACTGAACCTGATTCAGCGTGGTACACTCCTCTTCGGCCTTGTGTGGTTGTGCCAAATCCAGCTGCTAAGAAACTCAAGTTGGACGCCCTCGCCAAGTGGCCAGAGAGGTTGCATGTTGCTCCGGAACGTGTTTCTGATGTCCGTGGAGGTAGTGCTGGTGCCTTCAAACATGATGATGATAAATGGAAGGTTCGGGCGAAGCACTACAAGAAGTTGCTCCCCGCGATTGGGACCGATAAGATCAGAAATGTAATGGACATGAACACCTTGTATGGAGGTTTCGCTGCCACTGTGATTGATGCTCCAGTATGGGTCATGAATGTGGTTTCATCTTACGCTCCAAATACACTTCCTGTGGTCTACGATAGGGGTCTTATTGGAACAATTCATGACTG GTGTGAGGCTTTCTCAACATATCCTCGGACATATGATCTCCTTCATCTTGATGGTCTCTTCTCTGCTGAAAGTCATAG ATGTGAAATGAAGTATGTTCTGCTGGAAATGGATCGTATTTTGCGACCCAACGGATACACAATAATCCGAGAATCCAGCTATTTTGTAGATGCTATTGCTACTATGGCGAAGGGAATGAGATGGAGTTGTCGTAAGGAGGAAACCGAATATGGCGTAGAGAAGGAGAAGGTATTGATTTGCCAAAAGAAGCTCTGGTATTCAAAGCAAAGTTCATGA